aaagtcactttttttcatagcttGGCGGAAACAGCGGCTTGTACACAAATTTTAATTGGCAATTCATATTAACCATGAACTAACATGTAAACATTAAGTCTATAACAGCAAGGAGGcactctaggcttgtgaaaactataccCTGCTCTTGTACCACTcataaattaattgaaacattaacttatagacaacaaagaacACGTTTGcatgttgtttctctgtttcagtatgcattcacgcagcagagcgttgtgtggtgcagctcgaagggaGAGCCAGACCGTGACAGAGCCCTGTTTTtaggctgtctgtgaagctaataacagctagcgctagcatACAGGTCTGCTGTCTGGGCGGTTTAAAACTTCACTGAagcacgtgagctttatgttgttctgaaacatccgtgtcatgctgttagcttagcacgtagcaccatTACACTAACGGTCTAATTTAAGCGTCATTTTGACAGCTTTCAGCGAAACGCACCGCTACGCTGGCAAGAGCCTGGCCGGTTTGAAGTTGCtagcttgttatgctaatttacccgTTCAACCTCCGAGGGATGTTTCGTattattcagccggttgtggatCCAGCTGTCTAACTGAATAAGTCGGTTCACCAGATTAAATCTCAGTTTTTAGTTCtggattgtgtgaaaataaaCTTCTAAATAAAGGGCCGGTGCGATTTATAGTCTAAAAAATACGGTACTCATTTAAGAATAGAAGAAGTGCTAGATAGAAGCGCTCCGTAGTTTTGATCCAACTAACCACTACCTGCAGGACTTTCAttaaattgttagaaaaaaagaaagaaaagtaaacaACTGTTAAGTTAGGACTTTGTTGTTTGGCCTTTGGATTCCTATTACTGCCGGACTGAAGGTGAAGTGCAATGTTCTGTGAGACTTCTCCATACGTCAATAAGCTAATGCGAATTGTACCTCACCCCGACGTAAAGGCGTAACTCCACAAccagacaaatttgaaaaaatgccACCAAACTGGGACGTTCCAAGTTGAGATGCAAATTATTGAGTTAATGTAACGTTGATTGATATTTCTGACGGACTAATGAGTAATTGTTTCCTAAAAACTGTAGCGTTCTCTTGTATCAAGAGGGTCTTCCCATAACTTGAAGGGCTAGATTTTTACAATGTGCTAAATTTTAAAAGGAGGCCCTTCAGGCTAAGCGTTGTGTGTTTAGTTGCAATTTGTCGATGTTTGAGAGCGACATGAGACGGTGATTAAAACTTCCCGGTATAAATAGCTAACATGCCAGCTGTTATCAGCTTGACGCACAGTACGTCTCCTTCGAGGCgcaggacacaaacacaaaatgtaagAAGAAACAAAGGTGGATTTTGGAGGGCTTACCAGTCTACTCCTGGAGTTGGACAGTGGTTTGTCTTGAGATGATGAGGATGACGCAGATGATCGAGATGAGGAGGACCCAGAATCTGAATCTGAAGAGGTGGAATCATTCGACGATGATGCTCGTCttgcttttttctcttcttttcttgcCCCACTGTCCCTCCTCTCCTCGGGGATTGAACAGTCTTTCCCGCCATCCGTCCCCTCAACAGAATCTGTAGTCTTTGGCAATATTACCTCTTTTCTCTCCAGCTTGGAGCCGTCTTCTTTGGGAGCTGGGCGTGCTGCGGTCCGGTTGGCGTTCAGGCTGTCAGAACCAGTCCCTGTAGATCCTACGGACGCAGGGCTAACATCCTGGTTGGACTGAACCTGTACGTCTTCCTGGCCAGTGGACGACGGGCGTCCTGGTTTTTGTTCCCCAGCCCTGGTGGATGAGGTGACAGGGGAGGCCCGAGGCTGGGGGGTGTCAGAAAACGTACGAGGTCGCTTAATAACAATAGAGGTCGAACCGGACTGAGATGGAACCGGGGAGTCCCTGAAGAAGCGAAACTTCTTGTGTGATTGTGGAGACAGAGGCGTGGAAGCAGAGTCTGCTGGCTGGACTTCACTCTGGGCTCCCAGAGAACGGCCGTCTTCCTGCTCTGAGGCGGGCTTGGCAGCAACGCCCAGCTCACCGCTACTTACTGGACGAGCAAGgttgctttctctctctttatctTGTTGCAGGACCTCCTTCTGTTGCTTCTCTACCGTCTCCTTGGCTTTCTCCTTCTCAGATATCTCCTGCTCTAGAGCCCGTTCTTGCTTCAAGGCTTTCTCCTTCTCTTTCTCCAGCTCTAAAGCCTTTTGGCTCTCGGTAtgttctttcctttccttttcagCTCTTTCTTTCTCCATCCTGTCCCGTTCCAGAGATGCCTCTCTCTCAGCTTGCTGCTTCTCCTCCCTCTGTCTGCTTTCCCGCTCCTTTTTCTCCAATGCTTGTTCTTGTTCAATTCgttctttttccttcttctccAGCTCCAATTTTTCTTGCTCTAGAGCTTTTTCTCTTTCCATCATTTCTTGCTGTAAAACCCGTTCTCTCTCAAGTCTCTCTAACTCTGCAGCTTTCTCCTTCtctattctttctttttctagtTTTTCCTGCTCAagagctttctctctctctatccttTCCTTTTCCAATCTCTCCTTCTCAagagctttctctctctccatcctttctttctccaatctctccttctccagagctttctctctctctatcctttctttctccaatctctccttctcaagagctttctctctctcaatcCGTTCCTTTTCTAATCTCTCCTTCTCCagagctttctctctctctatccttTCTTTCTCCagagctttctctctctctatcctttctttctccaatctctccttctcaagagctttctctctctcaatcCGTTCCTTTTCTAATCTCTCCTTCTCCagagctttctctctctctatcctttctttctccaatctctccttctcaagagctttctctctctctatcctttctttctccaatctctccttctcaagagctttctctctctcaatcCTTTCCTTTTCCAATCTCTCTTGTTCCAGAGCTTTCTCTCTTGCAATCCTCTCTTTTTCCAATCTCTCCTTCTCAagagctttctctctctctatccttTCCTTTTCCAATCTCTCTTGTTCCAGAGCTTTCTCTCTTGCAATCCTCTCTTTTTCCAATCTCTCCTTCTCAAgagctttctctctctcaatcctttctttttctaatcTCTCCTGCTCCAGAGCTTTCTCTCTCGCAATCCTTTCCTTTTCCATCCTCTCAGCTTCcagcgctctctctctctccagcctCTCTTGCTCAAGAGCCCGTTCTCTTTCCTTAGCTCTTTCTAGCTCCATTGCCCTCTCCATCTCTTCACGCTCGCGtttttccctctcctccttctctttcCGCAGACGTTCTTCCTCCAACGCCCTCTCTCTTTCAAGCTCTCTCTGCCTTGCTAGCTCCTCCCTCTCTTTAGCCAAAGCTTCTTCTCTCTCCCGTCTCATTTTCTCTAGATGCTCTCGCTGCAAAgccttttctctctcctctctttctAAGGCCTGCTGTCGTTCAACCCTCTCCCGCTCTTCCCGCTCTAGAGCAATGTCCCTCTCCCGCTCTTCCTCTGCAGCTCGTTTCTGCTCAAGCTGTCTAAGCTTTTCTTGCCTTTCCAACTCAAGTGCCTTTTGTCTTTCCATCTCAATCGCccgctccctctctctctcttcagctACAGCAGCCTTGCGTACACCCCTAGGTAACTGGAGGTGGGCTGAATGTGTACCTCCAGACCCTAGACTGTCTGGAGGCCCTTTTCCAGGGAAAGCTACGGTAGCAGGGGAACTACTGCCTTGCCTTTCCCCTTCACCATCAGTACCGTGCCAACCTGCTCCAGAGAAGGCACCCTCCGACTCCATCTTACGTGCCAGAAGGGTAAGTGGACCGGGCTTACGGTCAGCGTGCCCACTTCTCTGCGGCTCAGGGCTGCTACTGCGGCTGCCGCTGCTGGAGGAGCCAGAGCTGGAGGAGCTGGGTGAGTGCCGGGCAGCAGCTACAGGGGGACTAGGTGGGCTTTGTTTGGGGGTGTCAGGTAAGGGGAATGATAATTCAGGAGGCGGGGACGGAGGTGGTGTTGGCTGGCGGAGCTGAGGAGACAAAAGGGAAGGGATGTGTTGCTGCTGGGGCTGCGGGTGACGCGCCGCGCCGGACCGCGCTGTGGGCATTCTCGCCGGCTCTCTGAGACTCCTTCTTGGGGCGTTGCCCCCCCAGTCTTCGTCGTCGTCACCGTCCTCCTCGCTGTCGTCGTCGTCGCTGTCGCCCGCAACTTCGCTGGAGGCAGAACCTCGCTCTGAGGCAGGAGCTCGCGTGGCCGTAGAGCCAGAAGCGGGGGGGTTGGACGCCTCTGGCTCCTGATTCCTGTTCGCCTGTCCTGCATTGACTGAACCAAACAATCCCTCTCCATCTGAGGGCCCCGGTGGCTTGTGCTGCACAGCTGGTGTGACTTCCTGATGAGCAATAACATGAGAATTGGAGTTTTTGGAGAATTATAATAGTCTTTCTTAGTAGTATAGAGACTAGGAAAAATCTCTAAAAGTAATAATTCACAGCGAACATGTGAGGGAAGGTAACCTGTGCCTGGGACACCAACATCtaactttttggccaacatgCCACTGTGCTGCCATGCCATATGggtgcttttctttagcaaggACAACAAAGCTGGTAAGATTTGATAAAATGATTGATCATACAGAGAAAACCTGTTGGATGCTGCAAAACACTAGTTTTGAGGTCCCCATTCCAGCAGCACAACTCTAAACATACACTCAGACACGCAATGGGAAGGTTGCCCCAGTCAACTTTAAAGACCAAAATCCAAAGGAGAAACATTTAGCAAGACTTGAAATGTGTTATTTAAGTTAATTTGCATGCAAAAATTGTGGACAAACAGATCAGCGTCTAGATATTAAAAAAGCTAGTAGAGGTACATctcaaaagacctgcagctggtaTTGCAGCAAAATGTTGCTCTTCAAAGAATGAACTCAGAgtggctgaataaaaatggaCACCACAAATTTCAGCTAATtatatgcaattttttttcaaaaaccatgtatccttttccttttACTTGATAATCATGCACACATTTGAGTTGGTCTGTCCAACTCCAACAGGagtttgaagtttgtggttataacaCCACAAAACGTGACGTACATGGCCCTCTAAGTTTTCCGGTGCAACCaaaaagaaactttttaaagtgcaaagGTCTGAGAAAACGTTGAAACATAGGCCCGAAAACAAAGACGGGTCCTAACCTGGGCAGGAGGAGGGCACGGCGTACTGTTGTTGACCTGCGTGTGGCTCTCTTGCTCTGTTCACAAAAGGAAAACGACAAAGTTTACAGCAGACCAACACGGTGCATGACAAATAAGAGCAAAGGAGAGGACAGCACTTACCGTTGGTTTCATACGCTTCACGAGCCTCTCTCTCCAGACGCTGCCTCAGGAGCTCTTG
This genomic window from Fundulus heteroclitus isolate FHET01 chromosome 6, MU-UCD_Fhet_4.1, whole genome shotgun sequence contains:
- the acin1a gene encoding apoptotic chromatin condensation inducer in the nucleus gives rise to the protein MADLEDVTLDGRPLQSLRVADLKAALEERGLSKSGQKNALIKRLKGALMLENLQKTSTPHVGLQPNSQIGEEMSQNSFIKQYLAKQQELLRQRLEREAREAYETNEQESHTQVNNSTPCPPPAQEVTPAVQHKPPGPSDGEGLFGSVNAGQANRNQEPEASNPPASGSTATRAPASERGSASSEVAGDSDDDDSEEDGDDDEDWGGNAPRRSLREPARMPTARSGAARHPQPQQQHIPSLLSPQLRQPTPPPSPPPELSFPLPDTPKQSPPSPPVAAARHSPSSSSSGSSSSGSRSSSPEPQRSGHADRKPGPLTLLARKMESEGAFSGAGWHGTDGEGERQGSSSPATVAFPGKGPPDSLGSGGTHSAHLQLPRGVRKAAVAEERERERAIEMERQKALELERQEKLRQLEQKRAAEEERERDIALEREERERVERQQALEREEREKALQREHLEKMRREREEALAKEREELARQRELERERALEEERLRKEKEEREKREREEMERAMELERAKERERALEQERLERERALEAERMEKERIAREKALEQERLEKERIEREKALEKERLEKERIAREKALEQERLEKERIEREKALEKERLEKERIAREKALEQERLEKERIEREKALEKERLEKERIEREKALEKERLEKERIEREKALEKERLEKERIEREKALEKERLEKERIEREKALEKERIEREKALEKERLEKERIEREKALEKERLEKERIEREKALEKERLEKERMEREKALEKERLEKERIEREKALEQEKLEKERIEKEKAAELERLERERVLQQEMMEREKALEQEKLELEKKEKERIEQEQALEKKERESRQREEKQQAEREASLERDRMEKERAEKERKEHTESQKALELEKEKEKALKQERALEQEISEKEKAKETVEKQQKEVLQQDKERESNLARPVSSGELGVAAKPASEQEDGRSLGAQSEVQPADSASTPLSPQSHKKFRFFRDSPVPSQSGSTSIVIKRPRTFSDTPQPRASPVTSSTRAGEQKPGRPSSTGQEDVQVQSNQDVSPASVGSTGTGSDSLNANRTAARPAPKEDGSKLERKEVILPKTTDSVEGTDGGKDCSIPEERRDSGARKEEKKARRASSSNDSTSSDSDSGSSSSRSSASSSSSQDKPLSNSRSRLEGKHERGSSRLPTEAAKSQSEDSKESTKASCSKKELPVNRINTAAGDVHTTKQATEATRREDANRKRKHSEKEEEEKEEQRQETDTAVADPEKYSESSEETPKAFSARKISLSSTKPSPGNAEAEHESGAVSGRKRRWGSSTAVTVKKPSISITTDSLKSLIPEIKPPGGQEAVVDLHPEEAALSGTEEEEERPDQDLQIRRTVTQVVPVESQENGQKEAKRIRREDFEEEDSQVEEESKTAHQEQMDTSVPATVETPSPTLASQDTETNTVTPSDTLIRRSISQQKTGVSITIDDPVRTARQPSPPRGQVSSIVHIWNLVRPFTLGQLKELLSRTGTLVEEGFWIDKIKSHCYVTYSSVEEAVATRAALHGVKWPQSNPKVLRVDFCQQEELDYQKNPTVAANKPGGEDPGAAAGRGRAPGPPPLLPERDQWAEREREMERRERARAEREWDRDKVKEFGKAGEEKEGGPRRSQSRERRRKERAKSKEKKPEKKAEDPPAKLLDDLFRKTKAVPCIYWLPLTEEQYLQREAARAEWVKGREERQKEREKKRKEEEEEEAKRRDEERKERTKAAGAAAGNRSEGEKDKGRERERVRDRGRDRERENDKRRDGQRRPGGSGAGSSRRSRSRSEPRERRR